The Lactuca sativa cultivar Salinas chromosome 2, Lsat_Salinas_v11, whole genome shotgun sequence genome includes a window with the following:
- the LOC111888290 gene encoding probable membrane-associated kinase regulator 4, which yields MAVDSVLGSICYDDVEKEEEQEEYIDMEVSSYKTLNLFCHTNPSEFEFQMFSSSSDRELTTTSPADELFYKGKLLPLHLPPRLQMVEKLLQDKSMDTFDEFFSTPLDTSPYATPIANTPFRSCNVSPTESCQVSRELNPEDYFLDDHSTAENPKKSWTRKLTLTKQSSIGLKLKASRDYLRSFFGKPSAEESRNKVPRTSGKKKEKGDGHRHRRSFSYAIKRFSTTNTSSGTSSFSSSSDSNSSNLEFRVHQQRSINTGSDIENQIQSAIAHCKRSSQQQLHSRKTVSDMGFCSLAASRIVCDDKERQVLCRG from the coding sequence ATGGCTGTCGATTCGGTTTTAGGGTCAATTTGCTACGATGATGTCGAAAAggaagaagaacaagaagaatacaTAGAtatggaagtaagttcgtacaaAACTCTTAATCTTTTCTGTCACACGAATCCAAGCGAGTTCGAGTTCCAGATGTTTTCAAGCTCATCAGATAGAGAATTAACCACGACTTCTCCAGCTGATGAGCTTTTCTACAAAGGAAAACTCCTCCCTCTTCATCTCCCACCACGCTTGCAAATGGTGGAAAAGCTCCTACAAGATAAAAGCATGGACACTTTCGACGAGTTCTTCAGCACCCCATTAGACACTAGCCCCTACGCTACACCTATCGCAAACACCCCATTCCGATCATGCAATGTTTCACCTACGGAATCTTGTCAGGTCAGTAGGGAACTCAATCCAGAAGACTACTTTCTTGATGATCATAGTACAgctgaaaaccctaaaaaatctTGGACCAGAAAGCTTACGTTGACAAAGCAATCTTCTATTGGGTTGAAACTAAAGGCGTCGAGAGATTATCTAAGGTCTTTCTTCGGTAAACCGAGTGCGGAAGAATCCAGAAACAAAGTTCCAAGAACCAgcggaaagaagaaagaaaagggTGATGGACATCGTCATCGAAGATCATTCTCTTATGCGATCAAGAGATTTTCCACGACAAACACTTCATCCGGGACTTCATCGTTTTCAAGTTCGAGTGATTCTAACAGCTCTAATCTTGAGTTTCGGGTTCACCAACAAAGAAGCATCAACACAGGTTCTGATATTGAAAACCAGATACAAAGTGCGATTGCTCATTGCAAAAGGTCATCACAACAGCAATTACATTCAAGGAAAACCGTAAGTGACATGGGTTTTTGCTCTTTAGCAGCTTCAAGAATAGTGTGTGATGATAAAGAAAGACAAGTACTTTGTAGGGGTTGA